Proteins encoded by one window of Chondromyces crocatus:
- a CDS encoding HEAT repeat domain-containing protein, which produces MHQTPVTQRPAPVVPARPRATILGFGAWGPLGVEALQIAMCARAGRIEPRPTRFFDQRGHRISVSRSVALSDDLLGTARIAALGAHALREAAQGLEQRVPGLVHIEGMAPPPSNGAARATGNTPPGLPLIVAVSDRVSEEDDTLLASLGTLSAVKTDPARSTLIRSGHAGFAVALMRALALLEEGVAPAVLVGAIDTYYDEPFLLSLDRADRLNALDCRGGITPSEGAAFLALGWDTFASSALGWVRFVASDQAGPRPEEGEAMASLIELAAASTGPIGWLLSDVNAEPTRTAAWAAAEHRAAGALAAQARSEQWIEELGEVGAATGALLSTIACAYWDVGCAPRSSTLVALHGDGPERAVLVLEEIPRVPAQGVSRPSMTPAAAFAEAAFDGPDSSIPPPRRAPSVAPPPSSSTVQATPPFRASVGVPSLHRFAPASAGEAPDEDVRPQLRRLARDSLEDIAIFGDLWRQREEEPAALTATLEQQVLDNLDALVALVRRRPAPEAVKEINHCALEMSFPDRGRGFALALALGCIDDEEAARAAISAMRKAHPGTLPAWETGLRLASSPEIEAAAARLLRSERTPLVRVALEVLRARRAADMEIIIPLISHSEGRVRAAATRCLASIPDPDTVRPLLEARLTDPDDGVALAAAEGLIVLGVPSGIAWVRERLEHDLTTIGGMSREQRNTAARLVALAGSERDFQLLVDVVAFDTRAAEMLGWYGHPDGVDLLIDLLDQVHLAIASREPVRGSDLLINRALHRITGVTLEPDPVAWRSWYEENHSKLPRARLRFGALYTPSLSLEELSRENTPLRVRRDCALELLFHLGPAGRIEVDGWSMLLLEAISSLRASLASGEIRTAPAGTFPADAR; this is translated from the coding sequence TTGCACCAGACCCCGGTCACACAGCGCCCAGCCCCCGTGGTCCCGGCGCGGCCGCGCGCGACCATCCTGGGCTTCGGGGCCTGGGGCCCGCTCGGCGTCGAAGCGCTGCAGATCGCCATGTGCGCGCGCGCGGGCCGCATCGAGCCGCGCCCCACCCGCTTCTTCGATCAGCGCGGACATCGCATCAGCGTCTCGCGTTCGGTCGCGCTCTCGGACGACCTGCTCGGCACCGCGCGCATCGCCGCGCTCGGCGCGCACGCGCTCCGCGAGGCAGCCCAGGGTCTGGAACAGCGCGTCCCTGGGCTGGTCCACATCGAAGGGATGGCGCCGCCGCCTTCCAACGGGGCGGCCCGAGCGACGGGCAACACCCCTCCCGGGCTCCCCTTGATCGTGGCCGTTTCCGACCGGGTCTCCGAAGAAGACGACACGCTCCTCGCATCGCTCGGCACGCTCAGCGCGGTGAAGACCGATCCTGCGCGCTCGACCTTGATCCGTTCCGGCCACGCGGGCTTCGCGGTCGCCCTCATGCGCGCGCTTGCGCTGCTGGAGGAAGGCGTGGCGCCTGCCGTCCTCGTCGGCGCGATCGACACCTACTACGACGAGCCATTCCTCCTCTCCCTGGACCGGGCGGATCGCCTCAACGCGCTCGACTGCCGGGGTGGGATCACGCCGTCCGAAGGGGCCGCGTTCCTCGCGCTCGGCTGGGACACCTTCGCCAGCTCGGCGCTCGGCTGGGTGCGCTTCGTCGCCAGCGATCAGGCGGGCCCTCGCCCCGAAGAGGGCGAAGCGATGGCGTCGCTGATCGAGCTGGCCGCTGCGAGCACGGGTCCCATCGGCTGGCTCCTCAGCGACGTGAACGCCGAGCCGACCCGCACCGCGGCGTGGGCCGCAGCCGAGCATCGCGCCGCGGGAGCGCTCGCCGCCCAGGCGCGGAGCGAGCAGTGGATCGAGGAACTGGGCGAGGTCGGGGCGGCCACGGGGGCGCTGCTCTCGACCATCGCGTGCGCGTACTGGGACGTCGGCTGTGCGCCGCGCTCGTCCACGCTCGTGGCGCTGCACGGTGACGGCCCCGAGCGCGCAGTGCTCGTCCTCGAAGAGATCCCGCGCGTCCCGGCCCAGGGCGTCTCTCGGCCTTCGATGACGCCAGCCGCCGCGTTCGCGGAGGCAGCCTTCGACGGTCCGGACTCCTCCATCCCTCCACCGCGGCGCGCGCCGAGCGTCGCGCCACCGCCTTCCTCGTCGACGGTCCAGGCCACGCCACCGTTCCGTGCGAGCGTGGGGGTCCCGTCGCTGCATCGCTTCGCGCCAGCGAGCGCTGGCGAGGCACCGGACGAAGACGTGCGCCCGCAGCTCCGTCGCCTCGCCCGCGACAGCCTCGAAGACATCGCCATCTTCGGTGACCTGTGGCGTCAGCGCGAAGAGGAGCCGGCGGCCTTGACGGCAACGCTGGAGCAGCAGGTGCTCGACAACCTCGACGCCCTCGTCGCGCTCGTGCGCCGTCGCCCCGCGCCGGAGGCCGTGAAGGAGATCAACCACTGCGCGCTGGAGATGTCGTTCCCCGATCGAGGGCGTGGCTTCGCGCTGGCGCTCGCGCTCGGGTGCATCGACGACGAGGAGGCCGCGCGCGCCGCGATCTCGGCCATGCGCAAGGCGCACCCCGGCACGCTGCCCGCGTGGGAGACGGGGCTCCGCCTCGCGTCCAGCCCGGAGATCGAGGCCGCCGCCGCGCGGCTCCTGCGCAGCGAGCGGACGCCGCTCGTGCGCGTCGCGCTGGAGGTGCTGCGCGCGCGCCGTGCCGCGGACATGGAGATCATCATCCCGCTGATCTCTCACAGCGAGGGCCGCGTCCGCGCCGCGGCGACGCGCTGCCTCGCCAGCATCCCCGATCCCGACACGGTGCGACCGCTCCTGGAAGCGCGCCTCACCGACCCTGACGATGGCGTCGCCCTGGCGGCGGCCGAGGGGCTCATCGTGCTCGGCGTGCCTTCCGGGATCGCGTGGGTGCGGGAGCGGCTGGAGCACGACCTCACGACGATCGGTGGGATGAGCCGGGAGCAGCGCAACACCGCGGCGCGGCTCGTGGCCCTCGCCGGGAGCGAGCGCGACTTCCAGCTCCTGGTCGACGTGGTCGCATTCGACACGCGCGCCGCCGAGATGCTCGGCTGGTACGGCCACCCCGACGGGGTGGATCTGCTCATCGATCTCCTCGATCAGGTTCACCTCGCCATCGCGAGCCGCGAGCCAGTGCGCGGCTCGGATCTCCTCATCAACCGCGCGCTGCACCGGATCACCGGCGTCACCCTGGAGCCCGATCCGGTCGCCTGGCGCAGCTGGTACGAGGAGAACCACAGCAAGCTCCCGAGGGCACGGCTCCGCTTCGGTGCGCTGTACACCCCCTCGCTCAGCCTCGAGGAGCTGTCCCGCGAGAACACGCCGCTCCGGGTGCGCCGTGACTGCGCCCTGGAGCTCTTGTTCCACCTGGGTCCCGCGGGGCGGATCGAGGTCGACGGCTGGTCGATGCTCCTGCTCGAAGCCATCTCCAGCCTCCGCGCCTCCCTCGCATCCGGCGAGATCCGGACCGCCCCCGCCGGGACCTTCCCCGCCGACGCGCGCTAG